From a single Nostoc edaphicum CCNP1411 genomic region:
- a CDS encoding N-glycosidase: protein MTIYFYKVWQPYGCFSNFSPHGIHIQGTYWPTVEHYYQAQKFVASRDAVIIPIIHAAATPEEAAALGRCSDRQLRRDWDLVKTQIMREAVLKKFLTHADIREVLLRTGDEILVENSPTDSFWGCGANKAGQNHLGKTLMSVREEIRNLLSLTVIYE, encoded by the coding sequence ATGACCATTTACTTTTATAAGGTTTGGCAGCCTTATGGCTGTTTTTCTAACTTTTCTCCCCACGGAATCCACATCCAGGGTACTTATTGGCCAACGGTTGAGCATTATTATCAAGCACAAAAGTTTGTAGCCAGCAGGGATGCAGTAATTATACCTATCATCCATGCTGCCGCCACACCAGAAGAAGCTGCTGCTTTGGGAAGATGTAGCGATCGCCAACTCCGTCGAGACTGGGATTTAGTTAAAACTCAAATTATGCGAGAAGCTGTACTCAAAAAGTTTCTCACCCATGCTGATATTAGAGAAGTTCTTCTGAGGACAGGTGATGAGATTTTGGTTGAAAATTCTCCAACCGATTCTTTCTGGGGCTGTGGTGCTAATAAAGCCGGACAAAATCATCTCGGTAAAACTCTCATGAGTGTACGTGAAGAAATTCGTAATTTACTATCTTTAACGGTAATTTACGAATAA
- a CDS encoding rod shape-determining protein yields MGIDLGTANTLVYVSGKGIVLQEPSVVAIDVNEKVALAVGEEAKKMLGRTPGNVIALRPLRDGVIADFEIAELMLKSFIQRVNEGKTLVLPRIVIGIPSGVTGVERRAVMDAAHQAGARKVYLIDEPVAAAIGAGLPVAEATGNMIIDIGGGTTEVAVLSLQGTVISESVRIAGDELTEAIIQYIKKVHNLVIGERTAEDIKIRMGSAYPTNDDNDAMMEVRGLHLLSGLPRTVTIKGPEIRESMLEPLSVIIEAVKRTLERTPPELAADIIDRGIMLAGGGALLKGIDTLISHETGIVTHIAADPLSCVVLGTGRVLENFKQLERVVTESSRNM; encoded by the coding sequence ATGGGTATCGACCTCGGTACCGCTAACACCCTGGTTTATGTATCTGGTAAAGGTATTGTACTACAAGAGCCTTCTGTAGTTGCTATCGATGTCAACGAAAAGGTGGCACTAGCAGTCGGAGAAGAAGCCAAAAAAATGCTCGGTCGCACACCTGGAAATGTGATTGCCCTCCGCCCTTTGCGAGATGGTGTAATCGCTGACTTTGAGATAGCCGAGCTGATGCTAAAAAGCTTTATTCAGCGTGTAAATGAAGGTAAAACTTTAGTTTTACCCCGGATTGTCATTGGTATTCCCAGTGGTGTCACAGGGGTAGAAAGGCGAGCTGTAATGGATGCAGCTCACCAAGCAGGAGCAAGAAAAGTATATTTAATTGATGAACCTGTAGCCGCGGCTATCGGTGCAGGACTACCTGTTGCCGAAGCAACTGGCAACATGATCATTGATATTGGTGGTGGTACAACTGAAGTTGCAGTGTTGAGTCTCCAAGGTACAGTGATCAGCGAATCAGTACGCATTGCTGGAGATGAACTGACTGAAGCGATCATTCAGTATATTAAGAAAGTTCATAACTTAGTTATTGGTGAACGTACTGCCGAGGATATCAAGATTCGGATGGGTTCTGCCTATCCAACTAATGATGATAATGATGCCATGATGGAAGTCCGAGGTTTACACCTGCTTTCTGGTCTACCACGAACTGTAACGATCAAAGGGCCAGAAATCCGTGAAAGCATGTTAGAACCGCTATCAGTAATTATAGAAGCTGTAAAGCGGACACTGGAACGCACACCTCCAGAACTAGCAGCAGATATCATTGACAGAGGTATTATGTTAGCTGGTGGCGGTGCTTTGCTCAAAGGCATAGATACCCTCATTAGCCATGAAACAGGGATTGTAACCCACATTGCAGCTGATCCTTTAAGCTGTGTTGTGCTGGGAACAGGTCGTGTGTTAGAAAACTTTAAACAGTTGGAACGAGTTGTCACTGAAAGCTCTCGGAATATGTAA
- a CDS encoding SIMPL domain-containing protein: MTRAALTGSQFPSGNLWKILPLALLVCVTLTLPALAQEKEKLWRTLSVSGRGVETIPTTLAQVSLGVEIQGKTAQEVQQEAARRSSAVVAFLKSKNVEKLQTTGIRLNPVYSYTDNVQKITGYAANNTVSFSIPVEQAGTLLDDAVKAGATQINGISFVANDEAIAAAQKQALKEATQDAQQQAEAVFSALGFKSKEIVSIQVNNATPPRPPMFLRAEAAKLADASTPVVGGEQEVEASVTLQISY; this comes from the coding sequence ATGACTAGAGCCGCTTTAACCGGTTCTCAGTTTCCATCTGGAAACTTGTGGAAAATACTGCCTTTAGCCTTGCTAGTATGTGTAACTTTGACACTGCCCGCGTTGGCACAAGAAAAAGAGAAATTGTGGCGAACCCTTAGTGTCAGTGGTCGCGGAGTAGAAACAATTCCTACAACCCTGGCGCAAGTTAGTTTAGGAGTGGAGATTCAGGGGAAAACAGCACAGGAGGTACAGCAAGAAGCCGCTCGGAGGTCGTCGGCTGTAGTTGCGTTCCTCAAGAGCAAAAATGTCGAAAAATTACAAACTACTGGTATCCGGCTCAACCCAGTTTATAGCTACACCGATAATGTGCAGAAGATTACAGGTTATGCTGCCAACAACACCGTGAGTTTTAGCATTCCTGTTGAGCAAGCTGGGACATTATTGGATGATGCAGTGAAAGCGGGTGCGACACAAATTAACGGTATTAGTTTTGTTGCGAATGATGAAGCGATCGCGGCTGCTCAAAAACAAGCTTTAAAAGAAGCTACTCAAGACGCCCAGCAGCAAGCTGAAGCTGTTTTCAGTGCCTTGGGTTTCAAATCTAAAGAAATAGTGAGCATTCAAGTTAATAATGCTACTCCACCTCGACCACCCATGTTTTTACGGGCTGAGGCTGCAAAGTTAGCTGATGCTTCCACCCCTGTTGTTGGTGGTGAACAGGAAGTAGAAGCATCGGTGACATTGCAAATTAGTTATTAG
- a CDS encoding cation:proton antiporter, with translation MHLLDPINFSFPLLASATEVADSSMVVAAVLLSLVVIYLASKVGGELSNQVGLPPVLGELVGGVVVGISVFHLLVFPEGSTDSSSSLIMSFLQTTGGLTPEATPAVFAAQSEVVSVLAELGVIILLFEIGLESNLKDLMAVGIQATVVAIVGVVVPFAAGTVGLMTLFGIGAVPAIFAGAALTATSIGITSKVLSELGRLNSREGQIILGAAVIDDVLGIIVLAVVASLAKDGVVDVTKVIYLIISATGFILGAILLGNVFNKSFVAIADKLKTRGGLVIPAFIFAFAMAYLAAVIHLEAILGAFAAGLVLEETDKRKELQRQVCPIADMLVPIFFVTVGAKTDLGVLNPAIPDNREGLIMASFLIIVAILGKVITGLSVFGQPGINRLAIGVGMIPRGEVGLVFAGVGAASGALSKPLGAAIIMMVILTTFLAPPLLRFVFPDPKAVDAGSEQLVLDGSSGTSLVIEPPQLKVPASNDSGNSEITPESSDR, from the coding sequence ATGCATTTGTTAGATCCAATCAACTTTTCTTTTCCTCTGCTGGCTAGCGCAACAGAAGTCGCAGACAGTTCAATGGTAGTAGCAGCAGTGCTACTAAGCTTAGTAGTCATTTATCTCGCCAGCAAAGTTGGTGGAGAGTTATCAAACCAAGTGGGTTTACCGCCTGTCTTAGGCGAACTCGTAGGTGGTGTGGTAGTTGGCATCTCTGTTTTCCACCTTTTGGTATTTCCAGAAGGCAGCACAGACAGTTCTAGCTCTTTGATCATGTCCTTCCTTCAAACTACTGGTGGTTTAACGCCTGAAGCCACACCAGCGGTATTTGCCGCTCAGTCTGAAGTCGTTTCCGTTTTAGCAGAATTGGGTGTAATCATCCTGCTGTTTGAAATCGGCTTGGAGTCGAATTTAAAAGACTTAATGGCAGTTGGTATCCAAGCCACTGTTGTAGCAATAGTGGGGGTAGTAGTACCCTTTGCCGCTGGGACTGTGGGACTAATGACTTTGTTTGGGATTGGAGCTGTACCCGCAATTTTTGCAGGGGCGGCTTTGACTGCTACTAGTATTGGGATTACTTCCAAAGTGCTGTCAGAGTTGGGGCGACTCAATTCTAGAGAAGGGCAGATTATTTTGGGTGCTGCTGTAATTGACGATGTACTAGGAATCATCGTTTTAGCGGTAGTTGCCAGCCTAGCTAAAGATGGCGTGGTGGATGTCACCAAAGTAATTTATTTGATTATCAGCGCCACTGGTTTTATTTTGGGAGCAATCCTACTAGGTAATGTTTTCAATAAGTCCTTTGTGGCGATCGCTGATAAACTCAAAACACGCGGTGGACTGGTAATACCAGCATTCATCTTTGCCTTTGCTATGGCATACCTTGCCGCCGTCATCCACTTAGAAGCAATTCTGGGAGCTTTTGCAGCGGGTTTAGTCCTAGAGGAGACAGACAAGCGCAAAGAACTGCAAAGGCAAGTCTGTCCCATTGCTGATATGTTAGTGCCAATTTTCTTTGTGACTGTTGGGGCAAAAACCGATTTGGGAGTTCTAAACCCAGCAATTCCCGATAATCGGGAAGGTCTAATTATGGCAAGTTTCCTGATCATAGTAGCCATTCTCGGTAAAGTGATCACAGGTTTAAGCGTGTTTGGTCAACCAGGAATTAACCGTTTAGCGATCGGTGTGGGGATGATTCCCAGAGGGGAAGTTGGATTAGTGTTTGCTGGTGTCGGCGCAGCCAGTGGCGCTCTCTCAAAACCATTAGGGGCAGCAATTATTATGATGGTTATCTTGACAACCTTTTTAGCTCCTCCCTTGTTACGATTTGTATTTCCAGACCCAAAAGCTGTGGACGCAGGCTCAGAGCAACTAGTTTTAGACGGTTCTTCTGGGACTTCGTTGGTAATTGAACCACCTCAGTTAAAAGTGCCAGCATCAAATGATAGTGGCAATTCGGAAATAACCCCAGAATCTAGCGATCGTTAA
- a CDS encoding N-acetylmuramoyl-L-alanine amidase translates to MKLHWLLPSTIGTIFMLSSPAMAARLESWRFDANQNRLEINTVGAVQPQAQLIFNPTRLVIDLPGTTFGRPQLTQQVGGGIRSIRVGQFDTETTRIVVELTPGYTLDPKRVQFVGTTGDRWTVQLPKPEIERVASSPTSSPTSSPTSSPRSAYTVVTPDSEPQPSISRVATTTRGATQIESLQVTGDGLFIRTSGSNPPIQVIRSRDRATIFIDISGASLSPRLAQQNNIPVNKHGVSRVEFTRLQTQPPGVRLTLRVDKNSPDWRVSNSNGGGLVVLPSRIVRLPESSNSNNQSEPPSLPSRVSANNSSATIESVQLADNGTQLLIRADQTVSATGAWDRTSGLFRVTIPNAKLAPRVTGPTFAPNSPILRVRLQPQEPNTVVVLVQPASGVQLGQPQQIGDQLLALPIQGSRRIVTIPPRRPPFALPPLPPPNRGPFPDPNNPNPQPPTQPQRRVTNGRVVVLIDPGHGGKDPGAVGLGGLREKDVILPISKRIAQVLQQNGVQVVMTRDSDYFVTLPGRVQLAERANADVFVSIHANAVGPGRSDVSGLETYYYDSGLGLARSVHSSILQSINVRDRGVRRARFFVLRKSSMPSILVETGYLTGRDDNAKLRSLAYQNQMADAIARGILQYLKRR, encoded by the coding sequence GTGAAATTACACTGGTTACTACCCAGCACTATTGGAACTATCTTCATGCTGTCGTCGCCAGCAATGGCTGCGAGACTTGAATCTTGGCGCTTTGATGCCAATCAAAACAGGCTGGAAATTAATACTGTGGGAGCAGTTCAACCCCAGGCACAACTAATTTTCAACCCGACTCGGCTAGTAATTGATTTGCCAGGAACCACATTTGGGCGTCCGCAGTTAACCCAACAAGTGGGTGGTGGAATTCGCTCAATACGTGTTGGGCAGTTTGATACAGAAACAACACGCATAGTTGTCGAACTAACTCCTGGTTATACTTTAGACCCCAAACGAGTGCAATTTGTGGGTACAACTGGCGATCGCTGGACGGTGCAATTACCTAAGCCAGAAATCGAGAGAGTAGCTTCATCTCCGACCTCATCTCCCACCTCATCTCCGACCTCATCTCCCAGAAGTGCTTACACTGTTGTTACCCCAGACTCTGAGCCGCAACCTAGTATTTCAAGAGTTGCCACTACTACACGAGGGGCGACTCAAATTGAGAGCTTACAAGTAACAGGCGATGGGTTGTTCATCCGCACCAGTGGTAGTAATCCTCCGATTCAGGTAATTCGCAGCCGCGATCGCGCTACCATCTTCATAGATATCTCTGGCGCATCTTTATCACCACGTCTGGCGCAGCAAAATAATATACCGGTGAACAAGCATGGTGTTAGCCGCGTCGAATTCACCCGACTACAAACCCAACCTCCTGGCGTTCGCCTGACTTTGCGGGTAGATAAAAATAGTCCAGACTGGCGAGTAAGTAATAGTAACGGCGGTGGTTTGGTAGTTCTGCCTAGTCGCATTGTCAGATTACCTGAAAGCAGTAATTCAAACAATCAGTCAGAACCACCTTCCTTACCTAGCAGAGTATCTGCTAACAACTCCTCAGCAACAATTGAGTCTGTACAACTGGCTGATAATGGCACACAACTGCTAATTAGAGCCGACCAAACTGTATCTGCTACCGGAGCCTGGGATAGAACTTCTGGTCTGTTCCGCGTCACAATTCCCAATGCCAAGTTAGCTCCCAGAGTTACAGGCCCTACTTTTGCTCCTAATAGCCCCATTCTCCGGGTACGCCTGCAACCACAAGAACCCAACACAGTCGTTGTCTTAGTTCAACCAGCAAGCGGAGTACAACTTGGACAACCCCAGCAAATCGGCGACCAGCTTTTAGCTCTACCAATACAAGGCTCTCGTCGAATTGTTACAATCCCCCCCAGAAGACCTCCTTTTGCTTTACCTCCGCTACCACCGCCAAACCGGGGGCCATTCCCAGACCCAAACAATCCAAATCCCCAACCCCCAACACAACCACAGCGCCGAGTTACCAATGGACGAGTGGTAGTCCTCATTGACCCTGGACATGGCGGTAAAGACCCTGGTGCAGTAGGTCTTGGAGGACTACGCGAAAAGGATGTTATTTTACCTATTAGCAAAAGAATAGCTCAGGTTTTGCAGCAAAATGGCGTACAAGTAGTTATGACGCGGGATTCTGACTATTTTGTTACCCTTCCAGGACGGGTGCAATTAGCAGAGCGAGCTAATGCTGATGTGTTTGTTAGTATTCATGCTAATGCAGTTGGCCCAGGTCGTTCGGATGTCAGTGGACTGGAAACATATTATTACGATAGCGGTCTAGGTCTAGCTCGCAGTGTCCATAGCAGTATTCTCCAAAGTATAAATGTCAGAGATAGGGGAGTGCGGCGAGCTAGATTTTTTGTCCTCAGAAAAAGTTCTATGCCTTCTATTCTCGTAGAAACAGGTTATTTGACCGGTCGAGATGATAACGCTAAACTCAGAAGCTTGGCTTACCAAAATCAAATGGCTGATGCGATCGCTCGTGGCATTCTTCAGTATCTAAAGAGAAGATAA
- the mreC gene encoding rod shape-determining protein MreC: MVTIRRWWDRKGLQIGLLALVVGSAWILRQTQGELVLETYQAITRPLEMLQSGPTREERLRDARISELQTRIVDLESQKTKLQDLLGYVEKEPLASRPIPARVIGRSADQWWQQVTLNRGANAGIQEGFIVKADGGLVGLVESVTPNTSRVLLISDLKSQVGVSISRTAAKGVLRGDSSAEAVLEFYEKVPNVKVGDLVSTSTYSQKFPSGLAVGRIKSLDLKKLPASVAKIELFPPIRSLDWVAVYPKPENQESANQVPQKSK, encoded by the coding sequence ATGGTAACAATACGGCGTTGGTGGGATCGTAAAGGATTGCAAATCGGGTTGTTAGCTCTAGTAGTTGGTAGTGCTTGGATATTACGACAGACTCAAGGTGAATTGGTACTTGAGACCTACCAGGCAATTACTCGTCCATTAGAGATGTTGCAGTCAGGGCCAACTCGAGAAGAACGTCTCAGAGATGCCCGGATATCAGAATTGCAAACCCGTATAGTAGATTTGGAAAGTCAAAAGACAAAGCTACAAGATTTATTAGGCTATGTAGAAAAAGAGCCTCTGGCATCACGGCCAATTCCTGCACGGGTGATAGGACGTAGTGCTGACCAGTGGTGGCAACAAGTTACCCTGAATCGCGGTGCGAATGCAGGGATTCAGGAAGGCTTCATAGTCAAGGCCGATGGCGGTTTGGTGGGTTTAGTGGAAAGCGTAACTCCCAATACTAGTCGCGTGTTGTTAATCAGTGACCTCAAGAGTCAAGTGGGTGTATCCATTAGCCGCACGGCTGCTAAAGGTGTTTTGCGAGGAGATTCTTCTGCGGAAGCTGTGCTGGAATTTTATGAAAAAGTCCCAAATGTGAAAGTGGGAGATTTAGTTTCCACATCTACTTATAGTCAGAAATTTCCATCCGGCTTGGCAGTAGGACGAATCAAGTCGCTGGATTTAAAGAAACTCCCAGCATCAGTGGCAAAAATAGAGCTTTTTCCGCCAATCCGTTCTCTCGATTGGGTAGCTGTTTATCCAAAGCCAGAAAACCAAGAGTCGGCAAATCAAGTGCCGCAAAAGTCTAAGTAA
- the mreD gene encoding rod shape-determining protein MreD has protein sequence MKIPAFGVSRQKKPKSSERKRKSKFQIQPLSRWHPGIRQLLGWIVTIGSVLLCLLLLPTRFPGMELLGIGPNWLLIWVVAWSVKRTVFAGALAGIVLGLLQDSMTSPNPTHALSLGIVGILTSLLQKQRFIEEDFISIAVIVFIMAVLAETIFGLQLTLIGDERKVTDIWTYYQRVALASAILSSLWAPVVYYPLNRWWQRIKLLEQS, from the coding sequence ATGAAGATTCCTGCATTTGGTGTTAGCAGGCAGAAAAAGCCAAAATCGTCAGAACGAAAGCGAAAATCAAAATTCCAAATCCAGCCGCTTTCTCGTTGGCATCCCGGCATACGTCAACTGTTGGGTTGGATAGTGACGATTGGATCTGTACTGTTATGTTTACTATTATTACCAACCCGGTTCCCAGGTATGGAATTATTGGGAATTGGCCCTAACTGGCTGTTAATTTGGGTGGTAGCTTGGAGTGTGAAGCGCACGGTGTTTGCCGGAGCATTGGCAGGTATAGTTCTAGGGCTACTTCAAGATTCAATGACATCGCCTAACCCTACTCATGCCCTCAGTTTAGGTATAGTGGGGATTTTAACTAGTCTGCTCCAGAAACAGCGTTTTATCGAAGAAGATTTTATTTCAATTGCTGTAATTGTCTTTATTATGGCAGTTTTGGCAGAAACTATCTTTGGGTTGCAATTAACTTTGATAGGCGATGAGCGCAAGGTAACAGATATTTGGACGTATTACCAGCGTGTCGCTCTTGCCTCTGCCATTCTTAGTAGTTTATGGGCACCTGTAGTTTATTACCCTTTGAACCGTTGGTGGCAGCGGATAAAATTATTGGAACAGTCTTGA
- a CDS encoding N-acetylmuramoyl-L-alanine amidase, which yields MKLRWLLSSTIGTIFMLSSPAMAARLESWRFDANQNKLEINTLGDVQPQAQLIFNPTRLVIDLPGTTFGRPQQTQQVGGGIRSIRIGQFDTETTRIVVEISPGYTLDPKKVQFVGTTGDRWTVQLPTPEAENVPSRNTEGQQEEVIATDTSPRTSTPNFSPRNIYNVVTTGSVNSPRNGMVAARVTEIENLQVTGDGFFIRTNGGNPQIQVNRSNDQKAINIDIAGATLSPSLEQRDLSINRYGVSRIQFSQLQTSPSVVRLTLEVGENSPNWRAITSSVGGFVVLPSRGVAQVPGSNSPRPVAPSNTSPATIQSVELANNGTQLLIRADQALFDYLAGWDRTSGLYRISITNARLAPKVTGPTFNPNSPILRVRLKPQEPNIVNVLVQPAAGVQIGELNQVGDQLLALQLQRSSSSITPPITLPPLPSSNQGQFPNPTDNPRPTSQPRPSVPRGKLLVVIDPGHGGKDSGAPGLGGLLEKDVVLPIGRRVAAILEQNGVQAILTRDADFFVELQGRVNIAERVNATLFVSIHANSVDGRPSVNGLEVYYYESGYALAEAVRNSILQNIGTIKDRGTRKARFYVLRKSSMPSILVETGYMSGYEDNPRLGTPEYQNRMAEAIASGILKYLKQR from the coding sequence GTGAAATTACGCTGGTTACTATCCAGTACTATTGGAACTATCTTCATGCTGTCGTCGCCGGCAATGGCCGCGAGACTTGAATCTTGGCGTTTTGATGCCAATCAAAACAAGCTGGAAATTAATACTTTAGGGGATGTTCAACCCCAAGCACAATTAATTTTTAACCCGACTCGGCTAGTAATTGATTTGCCAGGAACCACATTTGGGCGTCCGCAGCAAACCCAACAAGTGGGCGGTGGAATTCGCTCTATTCGTATTGGGCAGTTTGATACAGAGACAACGCGTATAGTCGTTGAAATCAGCCCTGGTTACACTTTAGACCCCAAAAAAGTACAATTTGTGGGCACAACAGGCGATCGCTGGACAGTGCAATTACCTACACCAGAAGCCGAAAATGTACCCTCAAGAAATACTGAGGGGCAACAAGAAGAAGTTATAGCCACAGACACCTCACCAAGAACATCTACACCAAACTTCTCCCCAAGAAATATTTACAATGTGGTGACAACTGGCTCTGTCAATTCACCTAGAAACGGGATGGTTGCCGCCAGGGTTACTGAAATTGAGAACTTACAAGTCACAGGCGATGGCTTTTTCATCCGCACCAATGGTGGTAATCCTCAGATTCAGGTAAATCGTAGCAATGATCAGAAGGCAATCAACATTGACATTGCTGGCGCAACTTTATCACCAAGTCTAGAGCAACGCGATTTGTCAATTAATCGCTATGGTGTCAGTCGCATTCAGTTCAGTCAACTACAAACAAGCCCATCTGTTGTCCGCTTGACTTTAGAGGTAGGCGAAAATAGTCCTAATTGGCGAGCAATTACTAGCAGTGTTGGTGGTTTTGTAGTTCTACCCAGTCGTGGCGTTGCTCAAGTACCTGGAAGTAACAGTCCACGCCCCGTAGCACCTTCTAACACCTCACCTGCTACCATTCAGTCTGTGGAACTGGCTAATAATGGTACACAACTGTTGATTAGAGCCGACCAAGCTTTATTTGACTACTTAGCAGGCTGGGATAGAACTTCTGGTCTGTACCGCATTTCTATCACCAATGCTCGGTTAGCTCCCAAAGTCACAGGCCCTACTTTTAATCCTAATAGCCCTATTTTGCGAGTCCGCCTCAAACCACAAGAACCAAATATTGTCAACGTCTTGGTTCAACCAGCAGCCGGAGTGCAAATTGGAGAACTCAACCAGGTTGGCGACCAGCTTTTAGCTCTACAATTACAACGCTCTAGTAGTAGTATCACACCGCCCATTACTTTACCTCCCCTACCATCGTCAAACCAAGGTCAATTCCCAAACCCCACAGATAATCCCCGTCCCACTTCTCAGCCACGCCCCTCGGTTCCCAGAGGAAAATTGCTAGTAGTGATTGACCCAGGACATGGTGGCAAAGACTCAGGTGCCCCTGGTCTGGGTGGACTCTTAGAAAAGGATGTAGTCTTACCTATTGGTAGAAGGGTAGCAGCAATTTTAGAGCAAAATGGTGTACAAGCGATACTCACGCGGGATGCTGACTTTTTCGTAGAACTTCAGGGACGGGTAAATATCGCCGAGCGAGTTAACGCGACTTTGTTTGTCAGCATTCACGCTAATTCGGTTGATGGTCGTCCAAGTGTGAATGGTTTAGAAGTCTATTATTACGAAAGTGGTTATGCTCTGGCTGAAGCAGTTCGCAATTCTATTCTCCAGAACATCGGTACTATCAAAGACCGAGGAACCCGCAAAGCTAGATTCTACGTTCTCAGGAAAAGCTCCATGCCTTCGATTTTAGTGGAAACAGGCTACATGAGTGGTTACGAGGATAACCCCAGATTGGGAACACCAGAGTATCAAAATCGTATGGCAGAAGCGATCGCTAGTGGCATCCTAAAATACTTAAAGCAGAGGTAA
- a CDS encoding single-stranded DNA-binding protein has protein sequence MSINIVTLVGRVGGDPDIKYFESGSVKCRLTLAVKRRSRNSDEPDWFTLELWDKTAEVAGNYVRKGSLIGIKGSLKFDTWSDRQTGANRSTPIIRVDQLDLLGSKRDGEGGTGDMSSENF, from the coding sequence ATGAGTATCAATATTGTCACTCTTGTTGGTCGTGTAGGCGGCGACCCTGATATAAAGTATTTTGAGTCTGGTAGTGTGAAGTGTAGATTGACACTAGCGGTAAAAAGGCGATCGCGCAACAGCGATGAACCTGACTGGTTCACATTGGAATTATGGGATAAGACGGCTGAGGTAGCAGGTAATTATGTCCGCAAGGGAAGTCTAATTGGCATCAAAGGTTCCTTAAAGTTTGACACATGGAGCGATCGCCAAACAGGAGCAAACCGTTCTACACCGATTATTAGAGTAGACCAACTAGATTTATTAGGCTCTAAGCGAGATGGAGAGGGCGGTACTGGAGATATGTCTTCAGAAAATTTTTAA